From a single Raphanus sativus cultivar WK10039 chromosome 3, ASM80110v3, whole genome shotgun sequence genomic region:
- the LOC108843951 gene encoding LOW QUALITY PROTEIN: glutathione S-transferase U5 (The sequence of the model RefSeq protein was modified relative to this genomic sequence to represent the inferred CDS: deleted 1 base in 1 codon) produces the protein MAEKEEVKLLGIWASPFSRRIEMALKLKGIPYDYVEEILEHKSPLLLALNPIHKKVPVLVHNGKTILESQVLLQYIDETWKQNPILPEDPYERSKARFLAKLVDEQIITAGFVSMARADEKGREALAEQTRELIMNLEKELVGKDFFGGKSVGFLDLVAGSMIPFCLERGWEGMGLKVITEEKFPEYSRWVKNLEKVEAVKDCIPPREKHVEHMNYMGERIRSA, from the exons ATGGCGGAGAAAGAAGAAGTGAAGCTTTTGGGAATATGGGCGAGCCCTTTCAGCCGTCGGATCGAGATGGCTCTCAAACTCAAAGGCATACCGTACGATTACGTTGAAGAAATACTAGAGCACAAAAGCCCTTTGCTTCTTGCACTCAACCCTATCCACAAGAAGGTCCCTGTTCTTGTCCACAATGGCAAAACCATTCTCGAGTCTCAAGTGCTTCTTCAATACATCGATGAGACTTGGAAACAGAATCCAATTCTCCCTGAAGATCCTTACGAGAGATCCAAGGCTCGATTCTTAGCTAAACTCGTCGATGAACag ATTATCACTGCGGGTTTTGTATCAATGGCAAGAGCAGACGAGAAAGGAAGAGAGGCTTTGGCGGAGCAGACAAGAGAACTGATTATGAATCTGGAGAAGGAACTTGTCGGAAAAGATTTCTTCGGCGGTAAGAGTGTCGGGTTCTTGGATTTAGTTGCCGGAAGTATGATTCCGTTTTGTTTGGAGAGAGGTTGGGAAGGAATGGGATTGAAAGTGATAACAGAGGAGAAGTTTCCAGAATACAGCAGATGGGTGAAGAACTTGGAGAAGGTTGAGGCTGTGAAAGATTGTATTCCTCCAAGAGAGAAACATGTTGAA CACATGAATTATATGGGGGAAAGAATCAGATCCGCTTAG
- the LOC130509644 gene encoding tropinone reductase homolog At2g29370-like, with protein sequence MAKTGESLRDKPRWNLGGMTALVTGGTKGLGEAVVKELAMLGARVHTCARDETQLQESLHEWQANGFDVTTSVCNVSSPDQREKLIETVSTVFQGKLNIFVSNVGTGVVKPTIECTSEEFSFIMATNLESAFHLAQLAHPLLKASGSGNIVLMSSVAGVVNLSLTSIYGATKGGMNQLARNLACEWASDNIRVNSVCPWFIKTPSTKDFLIGEVKDKVESVTPMGRVGEANEVSSLVAFLCLPAASYITGQTICVDGGFTINGFSFP encoded by the exons ATGGCTAAGACAGGGGAAAGCCTGAGAGACAAACCAAGATGGAACCTTGGAGGAATGACCGCTCTCGTCACCGGTGGTACCAAAGGCCTTGG GGAAGCCGTGGTGAAGGAACTAGCCATGTTGGGAGCCAGAGTCCACACATGCGCCAGAGACGAAACTCAGCTTCAAGAAAGCTTACATGAGTGGCAAGCAAACGGGTTTGATGTCACCACTTCTGTCTGCAACGTTTCTTCTCCTGACCAACGTGAGAAACTCATAGAAACTGTTTCCACTGTCTTCCAAGGAAAACTCAACATCTTT GTAAGCAATGTGGGAACGGGTGTTGTGAAGCCGACCATAGAGTGTACATCAGAAGAATTCTCGTTTATCATGGCTACAAATCTGGAGTCAGCATTTCATCTAGCACAGCTCGCGCACCCGCTGTTGAAAGCCTCTGGTTCAGGGAACATTGTGCTCATGTCATCTGTTGCTGGGGTTGTAAATTTGAGTCTTACATCCATCTATGGAGCAAccaaag GAGGCATGAATCAGCTAGCGAGGAACTTGGCGTGCGAGTGGGCGAGTGATAACATAAGGGTTAACTCTGTTTGTCCATGGTTCATCAAAACTCCCTCAACTAAAGAT TTTCTCATTGGTGAAGTAAAAGACAAGGTGGAAAGTGTGACACCAATGGGGCGTGTTGGAGAGGCAAATGAAGTGTCATCGCTTGTGGCATTTCTCTGTCTTCCTGCAGCTTCTTATATTACTGGGCAGACCATCTGCGTTGATGGAGGTTTCACTATCAACGGCTTCTCATTCCCTTAA
- the LOC130494499 gene encoding serine/threonine-protein phosphatase PP1 isozyme 1, whose translation MAEKPAQEREQEQKPAMEPAVLDDIIRRLVEFRNTRPGSGKQVHLSEGEIRQLCAVSKEIFLQQPNLLELEAPIKICGDIHGQYSDLLRLFEYGGFPPEANYLFLGDYVDRGKQSLETICLLLAYKIKYPENFFLLRGNHESASINRIYGFYDECKRRFNVRLWKIFTDCFNCLPVAALIDDRILCMHGGISPELTSLDQIRNISRPMDIPESGLVCDLLWSDPSADVKGWGVNDRGVSYTFGADIVAEFLQKNDMDLICRAHQVVEDGYEFFADRQLVTVFSAPNYCGEFDNAGAMMSIDESLMCSFQILKPSDKRSSPFL comes from the exons ATGGCGGAGAAGCCGGCGCAGGAGCGGGAGCAGGAGCAGAAGCCAGCGATGGAACCGGCGGTTCTAGACGATATAATCCGCCGTCTGGTAGAGTTTAGGAACACGAGGCCTGGATCTGGGAAGCAAGTTCACCTCAGCGAAGGTGAAATCCGTCAGCTCTGTGCTGTTTCCAAAGAAATCTTTCTTCAACAACCTAATCTCCTCGAACTCGAAGCTCCCATCAAGATCTGCG GTGATATTCATGGGCAGTATTCAGATCTATTGAGGCTATTTGAGTATGGAGGCTTCCCTCCAGAAGCCAATTATTTGTTCCTAGGTGATTACGTGGACCGTGGCAAGCAAAGCTTGGAAACAATATGCCTTCTCTTAGCATACAAAATCAAGTACCCTGAGAACTTCTTCTTGTTGAGAGGTAACCATGAATCTGCTTCCATCAATCGTATCTACGGGTTCTACGACGAGTGCAAACGCAGGTTCAACGTCAGGCTCTGGAAAATATTCACCGATTGCTTCAACTGCCTTCCTGTGGCCGCTTTGATCGATGACAGGATACTGTGTATGCATGGTGGGATCTCCCCGGAGTTGACAAGCTTGGACCAGATCAGGAACATCTCACGCCCAATGGATATTCCTGAATCAGGTTTGgtttgtgatttgctttggtCGGATCCTAGTGCAGACGTCAAAGGATGGGGGGTGAATGATCGTGGTGTTTCATACACTTTTGGAGCTGACATTGTTGCAGAGTTTTTGCAAAAAAATGACATGGACCTTATCTGCCGTGCCCACCag gttGTTGAAGATGGGTATGAGTTCTTTGCAGACAGACAGCTTGTTACTGTATTTTCAGCTCCCAACTATTGCGGAGAGTTTGACAATGCTGGCGCAATGATGAGCATTGATGAGAGCTTAATGTGCTCCTTCCAAATTCTAAAGCCGTCGGATAAGAGATCATCACCATTTCTATGA
- the LOC108847669 gene encoding serine/threonine-protein phosphatase PP1 isozyme 1 encodes MAEKPAQEKEKEQEQKPAMEPAVLDDIIRRLVEFRNTRPGSGKQVHLSEGEIRQLCAVSKEIFLQQPNLLELEAPIKICGDIHGQYSDLLRLFEYGGFPPEANYLFLGDYVDRGKQSLETICLLLAYKIKYPENFFLLRGNHESASINRIYGFYDECKRRFNVRLWKIFTDCFNCLPVAALIDDRILCMHGGISPELTSLDQIRNISRPMDIPESGLVCDLLWSDPSADVKGWGVNDRGVSYTFGADIVAEFLQKNDMDLICRAHQVVEDGYEFFADRQLVTVFSAPNYCGEFDNAGAMMSIDESLMCSFQILKPSDKRSSPFL; translated from the exons ATGGCGGAGAAGCCGGCgcaggagaaggagaaggagcagGAGCAGAAGCCAGCGATGGAACCAGCGGTTCTAGACGATATCATCCGCCGTTTGGTAGAGTTTAGGAACACGAGGCCTGGATCTGGGAAGCAAGTTCACCTCAGCGAAGGTGAAATCCGTCAGCTCTGTGCTGTCTCCAAAGAAATCTTTCTTCAACAACCTAATCTCCTCGAACTCGAAGCTCCCATCAAGATCTGCG GTGATATTCATGGGCAGTATTCAGATCTATTGAGGCTATTTGAGTATGGAGGCTTCCCTCCAGAAGCCAATTATTTGTTCCTAGGTGATTACGTGGACCGTGGCAAGCAAAGCTTGGAAACAATATGCCTTCTCTTAGCATACAAAATCAAGTACCCTGAGAACTTCTTCTTGCTGAGAGGGAACCATGAATCTGCTTCCATCAATCGTATCTACGGGTTCTACGACGAGTGCAAACGCAGGTTCAACGTCAGGCTCTGGAAGATATTCACCGATTGCTTCAACTGCCTTCCTGTGGCCGCTTTGATCGATGACAGGATACTATGTATGCACGGTGGGATCTCCCCGGAGTTGACGAGCTTGGACCAGATCAGGAACATCTCACGCCCAATGGATATTCCTGAATCAGGTTTGgtttgtgatttgctttggtCGGATCCTAGTGCAGACGTCAAAGGTTGGGGAGTGAATGATCGTGGTGTTTCGTACACTTTTGGAGCTGACATTGTTGCAGAGTTTTTGCAAAAAAATGACATGGACCTTATCTGCCGTGCCCACCAG GTTGTTGAAGATGGGTATGAGTTCTTTGCAGACAGACAGCTTGTTACTGTATTTTCAGCTCCCAACTATTGCGGAGAGTTTGACAATGCTGGCGCAATGATGAGCATTGATGAGAGCTTAATGTGCTCCTTCCAAATTCTAAAGCCGTCGGATAAGAGATCATCACCATTTCTATGA
- the LOC130509683 gene encoding tropinone reductase homolog At2g29370-like — translation MAKTGESLRDKPRWNLGGMTALVTGGTKGLGEAVVKELAMLGARVHTCARDETQLQESLHEWQANGFDVTTSVCNVSSPDQREKLIETVSSVFQGKLNIFVSNVGTGVVKPTIECTSEEFSFIMATNLESAFHLAQLAHPLLKASGSGNIVLMSSVAGVVNLSLTSIYGATKGGMNQLARNLACEWASDNIRVNSVCPWFIITPSTKDFLIGEVKDKVESVTPMGRVGEANEVSSLVAFLCLPAASYITGQTICVDGGFTINGFSFP, via the exons ATGGCTAAGACAGGGGAAAGCCTGAGAGACAAACCAAGATGGAACCTTGGAGGAATGACCGCTCTCGTCACCGGTGGTACCAAAGGCCTTGG GGAAGCCGTGGTGAAGGAACTAGCCATGTTGGGAGCCAGAGTCCACACATGCGCCAGAGACGAAACTCAGCTTCAAGAAAGCTTACATGAGTGGCAAGCAAACGGGTTTGATGTCACCACTTCTGTCTGCAACGTTTCTTCTCCTGACCAACGTGAGAAACTCATAGAAACTGTTTCCTCTGTCTTCCAAGGAAAACTCAACATCTTT GTAAGCAATGTGGGAACGGGTGTTGTGAAGCCGACCATAGAGTGTACATCAGAAGAATTCTCGTTTATCATGGCTACAAATCTGGAGTCAGCATTTCATCTAGCACAGCTCGCGCACCCGCTGTTGAAAGCCTCTGGTTCAGGGAACATTGTGCTCATGTCATCTGTTGCTGGGGTTGTAAATTTGAGTCTTACATCCATCTATGGAGCAAccaaag GAGGCATGAATCAGCTAGCGAGGAACTTGGCGTGCGAGTGGGCGAGTGATAACATAAGGGTTAACTCTGTTTGTCCATGGTTCATCATAACTCCCTCAACTAAAGAT TTTCTCATTGGTGAAGTAAAAGACAAGGTGGAAAGTGTGACACCAATGGGGCGTGTTGGAGAGGCAAATGAAGTGTCATCGCTTGTGGCATTTCTCTGTCTTCCTGCAGCTTCTTATATTACTGGGCAGACCATCTGCGTTGATGGAGGTTTCACTATCAACGGCTTCTCATTCCCTTAA
- the LOC108845146 gene encoding uncharacterized protein LOC108845146 has product MTARVLGGNFRALGEEGQDATMDDIRGKERPSGDPPDAPVSWVRKVVGSNEGGMPVPEEVVDEEFVESRLGLEFPNGEDGEPVITIGEEVLTAMNSLWKKCMIVRVLGRNVPILSLRRKLIELWKPKGTMFVMDLPRNYFMVRFELEEEYMTALSGGPWRAYGSYLMVQAWSPEFDPLKDEIVTTPVWVRLSHIPVNFYHKTILLGIAKELGRPIRVDLTTLKFERARYARICVEVNLNKPLKGTVMVNGERYYVSYEGISTICSMCGMFGHLVHSCPRNVTERAIAPAPSQVTRTLVGSQPIGMDTEFTQVRQARRKLEQQRSIGGLTQTNVERSVEGRKTREARKEGVLEEIRVANRFGGLEEEGEMEELVEAGVREEGNKENENIANLSLGGSSKVHGKAMTFGANEKKGN; this is encoded by the coding sequence atgacGGCTAGGGTTTTGGGAGGCAATTTTCGAGCGTTAGGCGAGGAAGGACAAGATGCAACCATGGATGATATCAGGGGGAAGGAGAGGCCGTCGGGAGATCCACCGGATGCTCCTGTGTCCTGGGTGAGGAAAGTGGTAGGAAGTAACGAAGGAGGGATGCCAGTACCAGAAGAAGTTGTTGATGAAGAGTTtgtggagtcgagattgggTCTGGAGTTTCCGAatggagaagatggagaacCGGTGATAACGATAGGAGAGGAAGTGTTGACAGCTATGAATAGCCTGTGGAAGAAGTGTATGATCGTTAGGGTTTTGGGGAGGAACGTTCCGATTCTAAGCCTGAGACGCAAGCTCATAGAGTTATGGAAGCCAAAAGGGACGATGTTTGTGATGGATCTCCCAAGAAACTATTTTATGGTACGGTTTGAACTGGAGGAAGAATACATGACTGCATTATCAGGGGGTCCGTGGAGGGCGTATGGGAGCTACCTTATGGTGCAAGCATGGTCTCCCGAGTTTGATCCGTTGAAGGATGAGATTGTAACAACGCCAGTTTGGGTTCGTTTATCGCATATCCCAGTGAATTTCTACCATAAGACAATACTGTTGGGCATAGCCAAGGAGCTAGGGCGACCAATCAGAGTGGATTTAACAACTTTGAAATTTGAGAGAGCTCGTTATGCGAGAATCTGTGTGGAAGTGAACTTGAACAAGCCCTTAAAAGGGACAGTGATGGTGAATGGGGAGAGATACTACGTCTCGTATGAAGGAATCTCTACTATATGTTCAATGTGTGGAATGTTCGGGCATCTAGTTCACTCATGCCCAAGGAATGTTACGGAACGAGCTATTGCTCCGGCGCCTAGCCAAGTGACTAGGACGCTTGTGGGATCTCAACCCATAGGAATGGATACGGAGTTCACCCAAGTGAGGCAGGCGAGGAGGAAGCTTGAGCAACAAAGAAGCATAGGAGGTTTAACGCAAACTAATGTGGAGAGAAGTGTAGAGGGAAGGAAGACACGGGAAGCACGTAAGGAAGGAGTACTTGAGGAAATTAGAGTGGCGAATCGGTTTGGAGGTTTggaggaagaaggagagatgGAGGAGCTAGTGGAAGCTGGTGTGAGAGAGGAAGGAAATAAAGAGAATGAAAATATTGCGAACCTAAGCTTGGGAGGTTCTAGTAAGGTGCATGGGAAGGCTATGACGTTTGGAGCAAATGAGAAGAAAGGGAACTAG
- the LOC130509523 gene encoding glutathione S-transferase U5, whose translation MAEKEEVKLLGIWASPFSRRIEMALKLKGIPYDYVEEILEHKSPLLLALNPIHKKVPVLVHNGKTILESQVILQYIDETWKQNPILPQDPYERSKARFLAKLVDEQIITAGFVSMARADEKGREALAEQTRELIVNLEKELVGKDFFGGKSVGFLDLVAGSMIPFCLERGWEGIGLKVITEEKFPEYSRWVKNMEKVEAVKDCIPPREKHVEHMNYMGERIRSA comes from the exons ATGGCGGAGAAAGAAGAAGTGAAGCTTTTGGGAATATGGGCGAGCCCTTTCAGCCGTCGGATCGAGATGGCTCTCAAACTCAAAGGCATACCGTACGATTACGTTGAAGAAATACTAGAGCACAAAAGCCCTTTGCTTCTTGCACTCAACCCTATCCACAAGAAGGTCCCTGTTCTTGTCCACAATGGCAAAACCATTCTCGAGTCTCAAGTGATTCTTCAATACATCGATGAGACTTGGAAACAGAATCCAATTCTCCCTCAAGATCCTTACGAGAGATCCAAGGCTCGATTCTTAGCTAAACTCGTCGATGAACAG ATTATCACTGCGGGTTTTGTATCAATGGCAAGAGCAGACGAGAAAGGAAGAGAGGCTTTGGCGGAGCAGACAAGAGAACTGATTGTGAATCTGGAGAAGGAACTTGTCGGAAAAGATTTCTTCGGCGGTAAGAGTGTCGGGTTCTTGGATTTAGTTGCCGGAAGTATGATTCCGTTTTGTTTGGAGAGAGGTTGGGAAGGAATTGGATTGAAAGTGATTACAGAGGAGAAGTTTCCAGAATACAGCAGATGGGTGAAGAACATGGAGAAAGTTGAGGCTGTGAAAGATTGTATTCCTCCAAGAGAGAAGCATGTTGAACACATGAATTATATGGGGGAAAGAATCAGATCCGCTTAG